From a single Sediminibacterium sp. KACHI17 genomic region:
- a CDS encoding M28 family metallopeptidase: MKITKRLLIAVVLITSGLSSFAQTTIQRDPEIEKMVKEVNADSLKSYILKMVSYGTRNTLSTQSDPNRGIGAARNWVLQKFNEFAKKSNGRFSAFIDTTTLQPVAGSRVERTVVLGNVVGILKGTDTADKRIFVISGHLDNMRTNVRDSIGDAPGANDDASGCAAVIECARIMTQKGFPATIIFVTVSGEEQGLLGAKFMATKAKSQGWNIEAVLNNDIMGSNNTSETNIIDNTRIRVFSEGLPAYETEKAARNIRQLGLENDGKARQLARYVKEVGERYVDNLEVVMIYRNDRFLRGGDHTSFVEQGYAAVRFTEMNENYYHQHQNVRVENGIQYGDLPEFMDFEYLRKNTAMNLSNLANLAKAPAMPEDVKIETRRLTNYSLLTWAAPKTGKVKGYYILMRETTSAVWQKKIFTTDISYQLPYSKDNYFFAVQSVNESGNESLPVVPTPGR; the protein is encoded by the coding sequence ATGAAAATCACAAAACGGTTATTGATCGCGGTAGTACTCATTACTTCCGGACTTTCCTCTTTCGCACAAACAACAATTCAGCGAGATCCTGAAATTGAAAAAATGGTCAAAGAAGTGAATGCTGATTCACTGAAATCATACATCCTGAAAATGGTCAGCTATGGTACCCGAAATACATTGAGTACGCAATCTGACCCCAATCGTGGAATCGGAGCAGCACGTAATTGGGTGTTACAGAAATTCAATGAGTTTGCTAAAAAATCGAATGGCAGGTTCTCTGCTTTTATCGATACCACTACACTTCAGCCAGTAGCTGGAAGCAGGGTTGAACGTACGGTCGTACTTGGTAACGTTGTAGGTATCCTCAAGGGAACGGATACCGCAGACAAAAGAATATTTGTGATCAGTGGTCACCTTGACAATATGCGCACCAATGTCAGAGACAGTATTGGTGATGCTCCCGGTGCCAATGATGATGCCAGTGGTTGTGCTGCAGTCATTGAATGCGCTCGCATCATGACGCAAAAAGGTTTTCCTGCCACCATCATTTTTGTTACTGTAAGTGGTGAAGAGCAAGGATTACTCGGTGCAAAATTTATGGCTACCAAGGCTAAAAGTCAGGGTTGGAATATTGAAGCGGTTTTGAATAATGATATCATGGGAAGTAATAATACCAGTGAAACCAATATCATTGACAATACTCGAATCCGTGTTTTCAGTGAAGGGCTTCCTGCTTATGAAACCGAGAAAGCTGCCAGAAATATTCGTCAGCTTGGTTTAGAGAATGATGGTAAGGCAAGACAATTGGCACGTTATGTAAAAGAGGTTGGCGAACGTTATGTAGATAATCTGGAAGTAGTAATGATCTATCGTAATGATCGTTTTCTACGTGGTGGTGATCATACTTCATTTGTAGAGCAAGGATATGCAGCTGTTCGTTTTACAGAAATGAATGAGAACTATTATCATCAACATCAGAATGTACGCGTTGAGAATGGTATCCAATATGGTGATTTACCTGAGTTCATGGATTTCGAATATCTGCGAAAGAATACCGCTATGAATTTAAGCAATCTGGCTAACCTTGCGAAAGCACCAGCTATGCCGGAAGATGTGAAGATCGAAACCAGACGACTAACCAATTATAGCTTATTGACCTGGGCTGCGCCGAAAACAGGAAAAGTAAAAGGTTATTATATCCTGATGCGTGAAACAACAAGTGCAGTTTGGCAGAAGAAAATATTCACGACTGATATAAGTTATCAACTACCCTACTCAAAAGACAACTATTTCTTTGCTGTACAATCTGTGAATGAATCAGGAAATGAAAGTTTACCTGTAGTGCCGACTCCCGGTAGGTAG